A window from Vulcanimicrobium alpinum encodes these proteins:
- a CDS encoding Gfo/Idh/MocA family protein: MSERRIRWGVLSTANIGLKRFIPGAAASRNGVVTAIASRDAARARDAATRLGIAHAYGSYEELLADPEIDAIYNPLPNSLHAEWTLATASAGKHVLCEKPLAIDAAQAQQMIDGCRERGVLLMEAFMYRFHPQHARVRALRDAGAIGELRAVRSAFTFQLEPFPPQNVRLRSELAGGALMDVGCYAVNAARMLFGEEPQWASAQWDHRAEFGVEVTLAGVLGFSDARMAAFDCGFRAWGQGSYAAVGTRGQIDVPNAFVPNGETTIVVSDGSGRRTETVPAVDQYQLEAEEFADAILNDRPLRIPPDDALGTLRAIEALRASARAGGVRTEIR; encoded by the coding sequence GTGAGCGAACGCCGCATCCGTTGGGGCGTGCTCAGCACGGCGAACATCGGCCTCAAACGCTTCATCCCCGGTGCGGCGGCGTCGCGCAACGGCGTCGTCACCGCGATCGCGAGCCGTGACGCGGCGCGCGCACGCGATGCCGCGACGCGTTTGGGGATCGCGCACGCCTACGGAAGCTACGAAGAGCTGCTCGCCGATCCCGAGATCGACGCGATCTACAACCCGCTCCCGAACAGCCTGCACGCGGAGTGGACGCTCGCGACGGCCTCCGCCGGAAAGCACGTGCTCTGCGAGAAGCCGCTCGCGATCGACGCCGCGCAGGCGCAGCAGATGATCGACGGCTGCCGCGAGCGAGGCGTCCTGCTGATGGAGGCGTTCATGTACCGTTTCCACCCGCAGCACGCGCGCGTGCGTGCGCTGCGCGATGCCGGCGCGATCGGCGAGCTGCGTGCGGTTCGTTCGGCGTTCACCTTTCAACTCGAACCGTTTCCGCCGCAGAACGTGCGTTTGCGCAGCGAACTCGCCGGCGGTGCCTTGATGGACGTCGGGTGCTACGCCGTCAACGCGGCGCGCATGCTCTTCGGCGAGGAGCCGCAGTGGGCGTCCGCGCAGTGGGATCACCGCGCCGAGTTCGGCGTCGAGGTGACGCTCGCCGGCGTCCTGGGTTTCTCCGATGCGCGGATGGCGGCGTTCGACTGCGGATTCCGCGCCTGGGGACAAGGGTCGTACGCCGCCGTCGGAACGCGCGGACAGATCGACGTCCCCAACGCGTTCGTCCCCAACGGAGAGACGACGATCGTCGTGAGCGACGGCAGCGGACGGCGGACGGAAACGGTGCCGGCCGTCGACCAGTACCAGCTCGAAGCCGAAGAATTCGCCGACGCGATTCTGAACGATCGTCCCTTGCGCATCCCGCCCGACGACGCGCTCGGCACGCTGCGCGCGATCGAAGCGCTGCGCGCATCGGCGCGCGCCGGTGGGGTGCGGACGGAGATCAGGTAA
- a CDS encoding TonB-dependent receptor, with protein MTMRTTLDVLQSVRVPIVAIVLALSASGRAVAADATTGMIVGRVVGAQGRAPVPGTEIVAASAAGRYRARGGSDGRFTLVGVTPDTYTVTISANGFAPLIVAALTVPPGASVRVDAALVPSLREIGRVGARPAPDGVEFERTEDVFHVGGERARGLAAASSSGLGTYTQGTVQAAVAAVPGVQQDQFANVILQGGKVQDTVFSFDGVPVPQALIAEPGGNVVGAQLATTGTRWTTVTTGGFSGSSNQGLSGVIDQIPATGGFPAVTTVEIGTGVSTNARSVEVESRWATPTLRQRYALDVRAANEQIAYGDGHTFYPAEAGTYGLALAHRATWSAAGNAHVRVRRDDLSVSLLAGAAAYDQYATPFAGQTYGAFDGANGSYPGEPSPAAAVTTPSRVRGTYAVEKIADLRSYDHATMSLQLYGSQYGAHTAAPYFDDLSFPSGVVSYFGGQNSALFGAGLDVQNVASERHELRYGGDLRRQTSLIDQLVPTFDEHVTAQPVLGSYLAYASDRWTPSTGRSLTATLRATGTRVVRSDGNRYSVSALDPHLGFNLRLSGTLGVFASFDRTTQAPNPLETERNDAAAPARFAPLAPESGTTYEAALEQQGLLRARITYFAKSETNLVDVLPADFRSALAAGTRPSGVGIPTNAGSLRVRGLEFALSGGALTVSATYLRGMSSSAAQFGYSNLNAPAVAAGHRFPLGYAPDLSAVASYAARIGARITVTPSLSYQSGYPYGNGTKVWIFDPHTGRPAHVPNDNYVNRGYNYCFLRDPAKPYDAATNPYIGTLGTPEGDDPNTLRSTPRLLASLHVRAGLGRKAALVVDIVNLFADAAPTAYQGNPYLIGPPGYGGGDPAYAAAYGKAYNGAYALGNGVPTNDGRTPAVPWRYGTAGYVPSSYPNARAVTMRLQVQR; from the coding sequence ATGACGATGCGAACGACCTTGGACGTGCTGCAGTCCGTGCGGGTGCCGATCGTCGCGATCGTGCTCGCGCTGTCGGCGAGCGGCCGCGCCGTCGCGGCTGATGCGACGACGGGGATGATCGTCGGCCGCGTCGTCGGTGCCCAGGGACGCGCGCCCGTCCCGGGTACCGAGATCGTCGCCGCGTCGGCGGCGGGCCGATATCGCGCGCGCGGCGGGAGCGACGGCCGTTTCACGCTGGTCGGCGTCACGCCGGACACGTATACCGTCACCATCAGCGCGAACGGGTTCGCACCGTTGATCGTCGCCGCGCTCACGGTGCCGCCCGGCGCGAGCGTCCGCGTCGATGCGGCCCTCGTCCCGTCGCTTCGCGAGATCGGCCGCGTCGGCGCGCGTCCTGCTCCGGACGGCGTCGAGTTCGAACGCACCGAGGACGTGTTTCACGTCGGCGGCGAGCGCGCGCGCGGGCTCGCCGCGGCATCCTCGTCGGGCCTGGGGACGTACACCCAGGGGACCGTGCAGGCGGCCGTCGCTGCGGTCCCGGGCGTCCAGCAGGATCAGTTCGCCAACGTGATCCTGCAGGGCGGCAAAGTGCAGGACACCGTCTTCAGCTTCGACGGCGTCCCCGTGCCGCAGGCGCTGATCGCAGAGCCGGGCGGCAACGTGGTCGGCGCGCAGCTTGCGACGACGGGGACGCGCTGGACTACCGTGACGACGGGCGGCTTCTCCGGCTCGAGCAACCAAGGACTCTCGGGCGTGATCGATCAGATTCCGGCGACCGGCGGCTTCCCCGCAGTCACCACCGTCGAAATCGGCACGGGCGTCTCGACGAACGCGCGCAGCGTCGAGGTGGAATCGCGCTGGGCGACGCCGACGCTGCGGCAGCGCTACGCGCTCGACGTGCGGGCCGCGAACGAGCAGATCGCGTACGGCGACGGGCACACGTTCTATCCGGCCGAAGCCGGGACATACGGCTTGGCGCTCGCGCACCGCGCGACGTGGTCGGCGGCCGGCAACGCGCACGTGCGCGTGCGCCGCGACGACCTTTCCGTTTCGTTGCTTGCGGGGGCGGCGGCGTACGACCAATACGCCACGCCGTTTGCGGGGCAGACGTACGGCGCGTTCGACGGCGCGAACGGTTCGTATCCCGGCGAACCGTCGCCCGCGGCCGCGGTGACGACCCCTTCGCGGGTTCGCGGGACGTACGCCGTCGAGAAGATCGCCGATCTGCGCAGCTACGATCACGCGACGATGTCGCTGCAACTCTACGGCTCGCAATACGGCGCGCATACGGCCGCGCCGTACTTCGACGATCTGTCGTTTCCCAGCGGCGTCGTCTCGTACTTCGGCGGCCAGAACAGCGCGCTGTTCGGCGCCGGGCTCGACGTGCAGAACGTTGCAAGCGAACGGCACGAACTCCGTTACGGCGGCGACCTGCGGCGGCAGACGTCGTTGATCGATCAGCTCGTCCCGACCTTCGACGAGCACGTCACCGCTCAACCGGTCCTCGGCTCGTACCTCGCGTATGCGTCGGATCGCTGGACGCCGTCGACCGGGCGATCGCTCACCGCGACGCTCCGTGCCACTGGCACGCGCGTAGTCCGCAGCGACGGGAACCGATACTCCGTCTCCGCCCTCGACCCGCACCTCGGGTTCAACCTGCGACTGAGCGGAACGCTCGGAGTCTTCGCATCGTTCGATCGCACGACGCAAGCGCCCAACCCGCTCGAAACCGAACGCAACGATGCCGCCGCGCCGGCGCGGTTCGCCCCGCTCGCGCCGGAATCCGGCACCACGTACGAAGCGGCCCTCGAGCAGCAAGGACTGCTGCGCGCGCGCATCACGTATTTCGCCAAGTCGGAGACGAACCTCGTCGACGTGCTACCCGCCGATTTCCGCAGCGCGCTCGCAGCCGGGACGCGTCCGAGCGGCGTCGGCATCCCGACCAATGCCGGAAGCCTGCGGGTGCGCGGCCTTGAGTTCGCGCTCTCCGGCGGCGCCCTCACGGTGTCGGCGACGTATCTGCGCGGCATGTCGTCGAGTGCCGCCCAGTTCGGCTACAGCAATCTCAACGCACCGGCGGTCGCCGCCGGACATCGCTTTCCGCTCGGCTACGCCCCGGATCTCTCCGCCGTCGCATCCTACGCCGCCCGGATCGGCGCACGCATCACCGTCACGCCGTCGCTCTCGTATCAGAGCGGGTATCCGTACGGCAACGGTACGAAGGTGTGGATCTTCGATCCGCACACCGGGCGTCCGGCGCACGTCCCCAACGACAACTATGTGAACCGCGGATACAACTACTGCTTTCTGCGGGATCCGGCGAAGCCGTACGACGCGGCGACGAATCCCTACATCGGCACGCTCGGGACGCCGGAGGGCGACGATCCGAACACGTTGCGTTCGACGCCGAGGCTTCTCGCCTCGCTGCACGTTCGCGCCGGCCTCGGGCGCAAGGCGGCGCTCGTCGTCGATATCGTAAACCTGTTCGCCGACGCCGCGCCGACGGCGTATCAGGGCAATCCCTACCTCATCGGACCGCCCGGCTACGGCGGCGGAGACCCCGCGTACGCCGCGGCGTACGGGAAAGCGTACAACGGCGCGTACGCGCTGGGCAACGGCGTCCCGACCAACGACGGCCGGACGCCCGCGGTGCCGTGGCGCTACGGCACGGCGGGGTATGTGCCGTCGTCGTATCCGAACGCGCGCGCCGTGACTATGCGCCTGCAAGTTCAGCGCTGA
- a CDS encoding ketopantoate reductase family protein, producing the protein MKVTIVGAGAIGGLAGAFMTKAGYDVLLVDRWQEHVDALNRDGLFIDGIRGEMRIPVRAATPETLTGPLEAVLIATKSQHTGDAVREILPLFGPQTFIVSYQNGFNEPLIAEILHGAGLGGMERVIGSIPNYGGALVDPGHIEFVHEGPIQLGEMNGASTPRLEELARMLEALTVVQRSNNIWGQIWAKEVYSAQVVFSALADAPIRETLGVERYARVAGAVVREALEIADANGITVEAFDFFDPANYRPQTPADTRRLLDNINHAIWLLKKDQKPETHQFRKKGSGIWWDIVYRNRPSEVRASNGKLIHFGRAAGADVRLSEKLCSMIYEIEDGTRPLGFQNFDELEAYVQSIGKALP; encoded by the coding sequence ATGAAGGTCACGATCGTCGGTGCCGGCGCGATCGGCGGCCTCGCGGGCGCGTTCATGACCAAGGCGGGCTACGACGTTCTGCTGGTCGACCGCTGGCAGGAACACGTCGACGCACTCAACCGCGACGGGCTCTTCATCGACGGGATCCGCGGCGAGATGCGCATCCCCGTGCGCGCGGCCACGCCCGAAACGCTGACCGGTCCGCTCGAAGCGGTCCTGATCGCGACGAAATCGCAGCACACCGGCGACGCGGTGCGCGAAATTCTTCCGCTGTTCGGCCCGCAGACGTTCATCGTCTCGTATCAGAACGGATTCAACGAACCGCTGATCGCCGAGATTCTGCACGGCGCGGGGCTCGGAGGGATGGAACGCGTGATCGGCTCGATCCCCAACTACGGCGGCGCGCTCGTCGATCCCGGTCACATCGAGTTTGTCCACGAGGGACCGATCCAGCTAGGCGAGATGAACGGCGCGTCGACGCCGCGGCTCGAAGAACTCGCGCGCATGCTCGAAGCGCTCACGGTCGTGCAGCGCTCGAACAACATCTGGGGCCAGATCTGGGCGAAGGAAGTGTATTCGGCGCAAGTCGTCTTCTCGGCGCTCGCCGACGCGCCGATCCGCGAGACGCTCGGCGTGGAGCGGTACGCGCGCGTCGCCGGCGCCGTCGTCCGTGAAGCGCTCGAGATCGCCGACGCCAACGGGATCACCGTCGAAGCGTTCGACTTCTTCGACCCCGCGAACTACCGGCCGCAGACGCCGGCCGACACGCGCAGACTGCTCGACAATATCAACCACGCGATCTGGCTCCTCAAGAAAGACCAGAAGCCCGAGACGCACCAGTTCCGCAAGAAGGGCTCGGGGATCTGGTGGGACATCGTCTACCGCAACCGCCCCTCCGAAGTGCGCGCGTCGAACGGCAAGCTGATCCACTTCGGCCGCGCTGCGGGCGCCGACGTGCGGCTCAGCGAGAAACTCTGCTCGATGATCTACGAGATCGAAGACGGGACGCGGCCGCTGGGCTTCCAGAACTTCGACGAACTCGAAGCGTACGTGCAGTCGATCGGGAAGGCGCTGCCGTGA
- a CDS encoding dihydrodipicolinate synthase family protein, producing MPRLAGVCAAALTPLDADLAPDTEALVGHLRRLLAGGCDAINLLGTTGEATSFSVEQRLRVLEAVAASGLPLEAIMVGTGAAALSDAVRLTRRATELGYAGALVIPPFYYKNVGDDGVTAYYAALIERVSDPRLRLYLYHFPAMSGVPITADAIARLRSAYGATIVGVKDSANAPGYAAGLVAQFADLDVFPSTEAILATARRDGFAGCISATVNVTAELAGSVWHAGEDDPQRASRQELLSAQRATIGRFPLIPALRHLMARRTDDDAWLRIVPPLRPLEARDAAELDAELALEAVR from the coding sequence ATGCCGCGTCTCGCCGGCGTGTGCGCCGCCGCGCTCACCCCGCTGGACGCCGACCTCGCGCCCGACACCGAGGCCCTGGTCGGGCACTTGCGGCGACTCCTCGCCGGCGGCTGCGACGCGATCAACCTGCTCGGGACGACCGGCGAGGCGACGTCCTTCTCCGTCGAGCAGCGCCTGCGCGTCCTCGAGGCCGTCGCGGCCTCCGGCCTGCCGCTCGAAGCGATCATGGTCGGCACCGGGGCGGCGGCGCTCTCAGATGCCGTGCGGCTGACCCGCCGCGCGACCGAGTTGGGCTACGCCGGAGCGCTCGTGATCCCGCCGTTCTACTATAAGAACGTCGGCGACGACGGAGTGACGGCGTACTATGCGGCGCTGATCGAACGCGTTTCCGACCCGCGCCTCCGCCTCTACCTCTATCACTTCCCGGCGATGAGCGGGGTTCCGATCACCGCCGACGCGATCGCGCGGCTGCGTTCCGCGTACGGTGCGACGATCGTCGGCGTGAAAGACAGCGCGAACGCGCCGGGCTACGCAGCGGGACTCGTTGCGCAGTTTGCGGATCTCGACGTTTTCCCGAGTACCGAAGCGATCCTCGCGACGGCGCGCCGCGACGGGTTCGCCGGCTGCATCTCGGCGACGGTCAACGTTACGGCGGAGTTGGCCGGCAGCGTCTGGCACGCAGGCGAGGACGACCCGCAGCGCGCATCGCGGCAGGAGCTGCTGAGCGCGCAGCGCGCGACGATCGGGCGCTTTCCGCTGATCCCTGCTCTGCGTCATCTCATGGCGCGCCGGACGGATGACGACGCCTGGCTGCGCATCGTGCCGCCGCTGCGTCCGCTCGAGGCGCGCGATGCCGCGGAACTCGACGCCGAGCTTGCGCTCGAGGCGGTTCGATGA
- a CDS encoding TonB-dependent receptor yields MMTVGTQETFVRHPRPLASLIAVALLFALLVPGTSAFAGTTGSLSGSIVDATTHQPLAGASVTVASPSQTAATTTDAGGSFTFLSLAPDTYALTAVKAGYQNVVGSGITINADQSLRLDYTAVKTLQTIGNVRSRASSSLVRAGTVTDTYSVNAATQERIAGLGGGGSLNQAYSALAATPGVFVPSGQNGWSQMAGVVIRGGTHSQIGYEFDGIPVNVGVNGFPGNNLSTLGQQEAQVYAGSAPANSESQGLSGFINQVIKTGTSPGSITFDGGLGTPVFYHKGSFEVSGASKDRSISYYAGTLGANQAFRLVDNFNGASYTSRYGYGYDVLPCGANAAYAACYNAGNGLFTPGGLQVGADGFRLAPVNYLAPAYNQDRETIVNLHFGIPHKKDGARDDVQLLYQTGNIASSIYDSANDLGVAPYPFATGNIYTGAVGTLLPSNYQSLVQPYYFPGVRFGTIPASLRDLQQNGQTIAKVQYQHNFGSSAYLRVYGYSLYSYFLFDAPNGTSSPASGFLGEPPDYKLWTHTSGYSAEFADQITSKHLIQAQASYGHAPSVRDNNTAWATGKGAPFAYAVDSTNPTSGVCYNVASGAGLVAAPVPCARGVSTNVTYGNAAAPRTLTGYTCGSGPCAYYVADNGNSGAFNTVVLNTTAGSLSDQWKPTDRLTLDFGARYHQYRVVGADTTGGARTFWFNAYNTAYCVNAAPGNTPFRKSNINLPCSSYNAAGQTFVGPNMTNAPANYTFTEWEPRIGATFTVDPNTVLRASYGKYSQPPPTAFQQYNTHQQNLPAYLAQRFYKYGYTGSGHNIPPQESYNTDLSLEHALQGTDISFKLTPFYRTTKNELTEFFIDPVNQLTSGLPVGSLTSKGLEFQLRKGAFERDGLSALLSYTYTDARIKYYKLPGGGSILSPINNDIQAYNAYTSFCASNASDPRCGVTSSGAVAAPCYSAAGNGGTCGTVDAKGNAINVANPYWNAPVQGLFDPAASYWPTDPVVATTGLGINGYTVPHVLTLVLNYRKHGFAITPSLQLQAGQRYGAPEANAGIDPAGGCGALASSVTGDPRYPYGAVGGSPFDATTCTAALNAIPNTFTRKFDDIGAFRSPTQLLGSLTMSYDFNKRAGVTVTMANIINQCFGGSQTAWTGAATPHVCSYISGEISRINAPVGNAYNPGSTFQNVAQYPYTPYLGAYTMGVVNPSAPFAVYADFHIKI; encoded by the coding sequence ATGATGACGGTCGGAACTCAGGAGACTTTCGTGCGCCATCCGCGTCCTCTCGCGTCGCTGATCGCCGTCGCGCTGCTGTTCGCGCTGCTCGTCCCCGGGACGAGCGCCTTCGCCGGGACGACCGGCTCGCTCAGCGGCTCGATCGTCGATGCGACCACGCATCAGCCGCTTGCCGGTGCGAGCGTCACCGTTGCGAGCCCGTCGCAAACGGCGGCGACGACGACCGACGCCGGAGGCAGCTTCACGTTCCTCTCGCTCGCTCCGGACACGTACGCGTTGACCGCCGTGAAAGCCGGGTATCAGAATGTCGTCGGCAGCGGGATCACCATCAACGCCGACCAATCGCTGCGCCTCGACTACACTGCGGTCAAGACGCTGCAGACGATCGGCAACGTGCGCAGCCGTGCGTCGTCGAGCCTGGTGCGTGCCGGAACGGTGACCGACACGTACTCCGTGAACGCCGCGACGCAGGAGCGCATCGCGGGGTTGGGCGGCGGCGGGTCGCTGAACCAAGCGTATTCCGCGCTCGCCGCGACGCCGGGCGTCTTCGTCCCGTCGGGTCAGAACGGCTGGTCGCAAATGGCCGGCGTCGTGATCCGCGGCGGCACGCACAGCCAGATCGGCTACGAGTTCGACGGCATCCCCGTCAACGTCGGCGTGAACGGCTTCCCCGGCAACAACCTTTCGACGCTGGGTCAGCAGGAAGCGCAAGTCTACGCCGGCTCGGCGCCGGCGAACTCCGAGTCGCAAGGTCTCTCCGGATTCATCAACCAGGTCATCAAGACGGGCACGTCGCCGGGCAGCATCACCTTCGACGGCGGCCTCGGGACGCCGGTCTTCTATCACAAAGGTTCGTTCGAAGTGAGCGGCGCGTCGAAAGACCGTTCGATCTCGTACTACGCGGGGACGCTCGGCGCGAATCAGGCGTTCCGCTTGGTCGACAACTTCAACGGCGCATCGTACACGAGCCGGTACGGGTACGGCTACGACGTCCTGCCGTGCGGCGCCAATGCCGCCTATGCGGCGTGCTACAACGCGGGCAACGGCCTCTTCACCCCGGGCGGACTGCAGGTGGGCGCCGACGGCTTCCGGCTCGCGCCGGTGAACTACCTCGCGCCGGCCTACAACCAGGATCGCGAGACGATCGTCAACCTGCACTTCGGGATCCCGCACAAGAAAGACGGCGCGCGCGACGACGTGCAACTGCTCTATCAGACCGGCAACATCGCTTCGTCGATCTACGACTCGGCGAACGACCTCGGCGTCGCGCCGTACCCGTTCGCGACCGGCAACATCTACACCGGCGCCGTCGGAACGCTGCTGCCCTCGAACTACCAGTCGCTGGTGCAGCCCTATTACTTCCCCGGCGTGCGGTTCGGGACGATCCCCGCGTCGCTGCGCGATCTTCAGCAGAACGGTCAGACGATCGCGAAGGTGCAGTACCAGCACAACTTCGGGAGCAGCGCGTACCTGCGCGTCTACGGCTACTCGCTGTATTCGTACTTCCTCTTCGACGCACCGAACGGCACGTCGTCGCCCGCGTCGGGGTTCCTCGGTGAACCGCCGGACTACAAGCTCTGGACGCACACCAGCGGCTACAGCGCCGAGTTCGCCGATCAGATCACCTCGAAGCACCTCATTCAGGCGCAGGCCTCGTACGGGCACGCGCCGTCGGTGCGCGACAACAACACGGCCTGGGCGACCGGGAAGGGCGCGCCGTTCGCCTACGCGGTCGACTCGACCAACCCGACGAGCGGCGTGTGCTACAACGTCGCGAGCGGAGCCGGGCTGGTCGCGGCACCGGTGCCCTGCGCGCGCGGCGTCTCGACGAACGTCACCTACGGGAACGCGGCGGCGCCCCGGACGCTGACGGGCTACACCTGCGGCAGCGGGCCGTGCGCGTACTACGTCGCCGACAACGGCAACTCGGGCGCGTTCAACACCGTCGTCCTGAACACGACGGCCGGGAGTCTGAGCGACCAGTGGAAGCCGACCGACCGCCTCACGCTCGATTTCGGCGCGCGCTACCATCAGTATCGCGTCGTCGGCGCCGATACGACCGGCGGTGCCAGAACGTTCTGGTTCAACGCGTACAACACCGCGTATTGCGTCAACGCCGCGCCGGGCAACACGCCATTCCGCAAGTCGAACATCAACCTGCCGTGCTCGTCGTACAACGCCGCCGGGCAGACCTTCGTCGGGCCGAACATGACGAACGCGCCGGCGAACTACACGTTCACCGAATGGGAGCCGCGGATCGGTGCGACCTTCACCGTCGATCCCAACACCGTGCTGCGCGCAAGTTACGGCAAGTACAGCCAGCCGCCGCCGACCGCGTTCCAGCAGTACAACACGCACCAGCAGAACCTGCCGGCGTACCTCGCGCAGCGCTTCTACAAGTACGGCTACACCGGGTCGGGTCACAACATCCCGCCGCAGGAGTCGTACAACACCGACCTCTCGCTCGAGCACGCGCTGCAGGGGACCGACATCTCGTTCAAGCTCACCCCGTTCTATCGGACCACGAAAAACGAGCTCACCGAATTCTTCATCGATCCGGTGAACCAGTTGACGTCGGGCCTGCCGGTCGGCTCGCTGACCTCGAAAGGCCTGGAGTTCCAATTGCGTAAGGGCGCGTTCGAACGCGACGGCCTCTCCGCGCTGCTTTCCTACACCTACACCGACGCGCGGATCAAGTACTACAAACTTCCGGGCGGGGGTTCGATCCTCTCGCCGATCAACAACGACATCCAGGCGTACAACGCGTACACGTCGTTCTGCGCGAGCAACGCGAGCGATCCGCGCTGCGGCGTCACCTCGTCGGGTGCGGTTGCCGCGCCGTGCTACAGTGCGGCCGGGAACGGCGGGACGTGCGGCACGGTCGACGCCAAAGGCAACGCGATCAACGTCGCCAACCCGTACTGGAACGCGCCGGTGCAGGGGTTGTTCGATCCTGCCGCGTCGTACTGGCCGACCGACCCGGTCGTCGCGACGACGGGGCTGGGGATCAACGGCTACACCGTCCCGCACGTGCTGACGCTCGTGCTCAACTACCGCAAGCACGGGTTCGCGATCACGCCGTCGCTGCAGCTGCAGGCCGGACAGCGGTACGGCGCGCCCGAGGCCAACGCCGGCATCGATCCGGCCGGCGGCTGCGGTGCGCTCGCGTCATCGGTCACCGGCGATCCGCGCTATCCGTACGGCGCCGTCGGCGGCTCGCCGTTCGACGCGACGACCTGCACCGCGGCGCTCAACGCGATCCCCAACACGTTCACGCGGAAGTTCGACGACATCGGCGCGTTCCGCTCGCCGACCCAGCTCCTCGGGAGCCTGACGATGTCGTACGACTTCAACAAGCGCGCCGGCGTTACGGTGACGATGGCGAACATCATCAACCAGTGCTTCGGCGGCTCGCAGACTGCGTGGACGGGCGCCGCGACGCCGCACGTCTGCAGCTACATCAGCGGTGAGATCTCGCGCATCAACGCGCCGGTCGGCAACGCGTACAATCCCGGCTCGACGTTCCAGAACGTCGCGCAGTATCCGTACACACCGTATCTGGGCGCGTACACGATGGGTGTCGTGAATCCGAGCGCTCCCTTCGCAGTGTACGCGGACTTCCACATCAAAATCTGA
- a CDS encoding GntR family transcriptional regulator: MLTVDSLQSSESRVLASLDKDALGELAIPLRRSLSDDVVDRLRSAIIRGEFGPDQRLSEAALADAFGVSRGPIREALTQLEREGLLKVERHRGARVTRLSKEDIDEIYSLRTVMERLAIERAARFADEDDFAAMEGVVEELKAAVAASDARRTVELDAAFHDLVYRAARHSRLYLAWSALRPQIETFLHSRSTDTQDYFTKALHEHVALLKIIRAREPERAIEMIEEHLRTAYVRLSEMQP; encoded by the coding sequence TTGTTAACCGTTGACAGTTTGCAATCCTCGGAGTCTCGCGTTTTGGCTTCTCTGGACAAGGACGCTCTCGGCGAACTGGCCATCCCTCTGCGGCGGAGTCTTTCGGACGACGTCGTCGATCGGTTGCGCTCGGCGATCATCCGAGGCGAGTTCGGCCCCGACCAGCGTCTGAGCGAAGCGGCCCTGGCCGATGCGTTCGGCGTGAGCCGCGGGCCGATCCGCGAAGCCCTCACGCAGCTCGAACGCGAGGGCCTGCTCAAGGTGGAGCGGCACCGGGGCGCGCGGGTGACGCGCCTCTCTAAGGAAGACATCGACGAGATCTACTCCCTGCGTACCGTAATGGAGCGGCTCGCGATCGAGCGCGCGGCGCGGTTCGCCGACGAGGATGATTTCGCCGCGATGGAAGGCGTCGTCGAAGAGCTCAAGGCCGCCGTGGCGGCCAGCGACGCGCGCCGCACCGTCGAACTCGACGCCGCTTTTCACGACCTCGTCTATCGGGCCGCGCGCCATTCGCGGCTCTATCTGGCGTGGTCGGCACTGCGTCCCCAAATTGAGACCTTTCTTCACTCGCGCTCGACCGACACGCAAGACTATTTCACCAAGGCGCTGCACGAACACGTCGCGCTGCTCAAGATCATCCGCGCGCGTGAACCCGAACGCGCGATCGAGATGATCGAAGAGCACCTGCGCACCGCGTACGTGCGGCTCTCGGAGATGCAGCCCTGA
- a CDS encoding cupredoxin domain-containing protein — translation MEAEHTRTSFLAGLAGLAALGAAPASASATGGKPTSPHGRVARVRIKDLAFTPKELHVAAGTTVIWTNEDDVVHTVTSGASGDDGRWTSSPGLAPGRSFSHTFAAAGTYPYFCKPHFYNDAMHAAIVVT, via the coding sequence GTGGAAGCCGAGCACACCCGAACGTCGTTTCTCGCCGGCCTTGCCGGCCTCGCCGCACTCGGTGCAGCGCCGGCCTCGGCGTCGGCGACGGGCGGGAAACCGACGTCACCACACGGCCGGGTCGCCCGCGTGCGGATCAAAGACCTTGCGTTCACGCCGAAGGAATTGCACGTCGCCGCCGGCACCACGGTCATCTGGACGAACGAAGACGATGTCGTTCACACCGTGACCAGCGGCGCCTCCGGCGACGACGGCCGTTGGACGAGTTCTCCCGGCCTCGCGCCCGGCCGGTCTTTCTCGCACACGTTCGCAGCGGCCGGAACGTACCCGTACTTCTGCAAGCCGCATTTCTACAACGACGCGATGCACGCCGCGATCGTCGTTACCTGA